In Pleurocapsa sp. PCC 7319, the following are encoded in one genomic region:
- a CDS encoding response regulator transcription factor: MSRILIAEDEPRIAAFVQKGLRANGFTTAIASDAQEALNMVLGSDFDLMLLDLGLPIKDGLTVLEELRGQGAKLPIIILTARDDIKDKVAGLESGADDYVTKPFSFEELLARIRLRLRSYQQDTTKGEETNLVVGNLLLDLRTRKVKIANQEIDLPAREFILLETFMRHPNQVMSREQLLDRVWGYDYDPGSNIVDVYVGYLRKKLGSKTIETVRGMGYRLRR; the protein is encoded by the coding sequence ATGAGTAGAATCCTGATTGCTGAAGACGAACCACGCATTGCTGCCTTTGTGCAAAAGGGGCTGCGAGCCAATGGCTTTACTACTGCGATCGCCAGTGATGCTCAAGAAGCACTCAATATGGTGCTGGGAAGTGATTTTGATTTAATGCTGTTGGATTTAGGACTACCAATCAAAGATGGATTAACGGTCTTAGAAGAATTACGCGGGCAAGGTGCTAAGTTGCCAATTATTATTCTTACAGCTCGCGATGATATCAAAGATAAAGTAGCTGGGTTAGAAAGTGGAGCGGATGACTATGTTACCAAACCCTTTAGTTTTGAAGAATTACTAGCGAGAATACGCTTACGCTTACGCTCTTATCAGCAAGATACAACAAAAGGAGAAGAAACAAATCTGGTAGTTGGTAATTTACTGCTAGATTTACGAACTCGCAAAGTAAAAATTGCTAATCAAGAAATAGATTTGCCCGCAAGAGAATTTATTCTTTTAGAAACCTTTATGCGGCATCCTAACCAAGTGATGAGCCGTGAACAGTTACTAGACCGTGTTTGGGGTTATGATTATGACCCTGGTTCTAATATCGTTGATGTTTACGTAGGATATCTACGGAAAAAATTAGGGAGTAAAACAATCGAAACTGTCAGAGGCATGGGCTATCGATTGCGAAGATGA
- a CDS encoding response regulator transcription factor, which translates to MSRILIAEDEARLAAFIEKGLRRNGYQIAIASDGVQALQMIRSGEFDLLLLDIGLPIIDGWTVLSELEANSINLSTIVVTASDDVSASLKRITKRVPDYICKPFRFAELLELIQVNLPNESVN; encoded by the coding sequence ATGAGTCGTATTCTTATTGCTGAAGACGAAGCACGTTTAGCTGCCTTTATCGAAAAGGGTTTACGTAGAAATGGCTATCAAATAGCGATCGCCAGTGATGGAGTGCAAGCATTGCAAATGATCCGCAGTGGTGAATTCGATCTATTGCTGCTGGATATAGGACTACCGATTATAGATGGTTGGACAGTATTGAGTGAATTAGAAGCTAATTCTATTAACTTGTCGACTATTGTCGTAACTGCTAGTGATGATGTCTCAGCTAGCCTCAAACGAATTACGAAAAGAGTTCCAGATTATATATGTAAACCTTTTCGATTCGCAGAGCTACTAGAGCTAATACAAGTCAATTTACCAAATGAAAGCGTAAATTAA
- the adh gene encoding aldehyde dehydrogenase codes for MVVSAPKQLDNRPIFQSRYDNFIGGKWIAPHNRQYADNLSPVTGKPICQIPRSSKEDIELALDAAHIAQEQWSQTSVSDRARILNKIADRMEENLEMLATAETWDNGKPIRETTAADLPLAIDHFRYFAGCIRAQEGSIGEIDGDTVAYHFHEPLGVVGQIIPWNFPLLMATWKLAPALAAGNCVVLKPAGPTPASILVLMELIGDLLPDGVINIVNGSGAQIGKALATSNRIAKVAFTGETTTGRLIMQYASQNIIPVTLELGGKSPNVFLEDVCAKDDDFFDKAIEGFVMFALNQGEVCTCPSRALIQESIYEQFMEKALARVAEIKQGNPLEPSTMLGAQVSANQMEKIQSYVDLGRAEGAECLIGGEKNLLDGDLKDGYYYKPTVFKGHNQMRIFQEEIFGPVLAVTTFKDEAEALTIANDTLYGLGAGVWTRDMNTAYRLGRGIKAGRVWTNCYHLYPAHAAFGGYKVSGIGRENHKMMLEHYQQTKNLLVSYNPKAMGFF; via the coding sequence ATGGTTGTATCCGCTCCAAAACAATTAGATAATCGCCCTATTTTTCAATCTCGCTATGATAACTTTATTGGCGGGAAATGGATTGCTCCACACAATCGTCAGTATGCCGATAACCTTTCGCCCGTAACTGGAAAACCTATTTGTCAAATTCCCCGTTCCAGTAAAGAAGACATTGAATTAGCTTTAGATGCTGCTCATATAGCTCAGGAACAATGGAGTCAAACTTCAGTTAGCGATCGCGCCCGTATTTTAAATAAGATTGCCGATCGCATGGAAGAAAACCTAGAAATGCTAGCTACAGCAGAAACTTGGGACAATGGGAAGCCAATCCGAGAAACGACTGCTGCCGATCTTCCTTTGGCGATCGATCACTTCCGTTACTTTGCTGGTTGTATTCGTGCTCAAGAAGGTTCAATTGGGGAAATTGATGGCGATACTGTAGCCTATCACTTTCACGAGCCATTGGGGGTAGTCGGTCAAATTATTCCCTGGAATTTCCCTTTGCTAATGGCAACCTGGAAATTAGCCCCTGCCCTAGCAGCCGGAAATTGCGTCGTCCTTAAACCAGCCGGACCTACCCCTGCCTCCATTCTGGTGTTAATGGAACTGATTGGCGATTTGCTACCTGATGGAGTGATTAACATTGTCAATGGTTCGGGAGCACAAATCGGTAAAGCCCTGGCTACCAGCAATCGTATCGCTAAAGTGGCTTTTACAGGGGAAACTACCACCGGGCGTTTAATTATGCAGTATGCGTCCCAAAATATTATCCCCGTAACTCTAGAACTTGGCGGTAAATCCCCCAACGTTTTCTTAGAAGATGTCTGCGCTAAAGATGATGATTTCTTCGATAAAGCGATCGAAGGATTTGTCATGTTTGCCCTCAATCAAGGTGAAGTTTGCACCTGTCCTTCTCGTGCTCTAATTCAAGAATCGATTTACGAGCAATTTATGGAAAAAGCTTTAGCTAGAGTAGCCGAGATTAAACAAGGCAATCCTCTTGAACCTTCAACTATGTTAGGTGCGCAAGTATCAGCTAATCAAATGGAGAAGATTCAGTCTTATGTCGATTTGGGTCGGGCCGAAGGTGCAGAATGTCTAATTGGTGGCGAAAAAAATCTTCTAGATGGTGATTTAAAAGATGGTTATTATTACAAACCTACTGTCTTCAAAGGTCACAACCAAATGCGGATCTTTCAGGAGGAAATCTTTGGACCTGTTTTAGCCGTTACTACTTTTAAAGACGAAGCAGAAGCTTTGACAATAGCTAATGATACTCTCTATGGGCTAGGTGCAGGAGTATGGACGAGAGATATGAACACGGCCTATCGCTTAGGACGGGGAATCAAAGCTGGACGAGTCTGGACCAACTGCTATCATTTGTATCCTGCTCATGCTGCCTTTGGCGGTTACAAAGTGTCTGGTATTGGGCGCGAAAATCATAAGATGATGCTAGAGCACTATCAGCAAACTAAAAACTTGCTAGTCAGTTACAACCCTAAAGCAATGGGATTCTTTTAG